The proteins below are encoded in one region of Juglans microcarpa x Juglans regia isolate MS1-56 chromosome 4D, Jm3101_v1.0, whole genome shotgun sequence:
- the LOC121260221 gene encoding uncharacterized protein LOC121260221, giving the protein MAILFLILLFLIYTATASASLTAYQVMEEFGFPVGLLPKGVLGYKLDNSTGKFSVYLNGSCTFSIDTYELKYKSTITGAIAKDKITSLSGIKVKLLILWLSIVSVTHEDEELDFSVGIASADFTVSNFVESPTCGCGFNCVSDQKGIRKINKSYSLLSSSQVNEGSCLV; this is encoded by the coding sequence ATGGCAATCCTGTTTCTAATCCTCTTATTTCTCATCTACACAGCAACAGCATCAGCCTCCCTCACGGCCTACCAAGTTATGGAAGAATTTGGCTTCCCGGTGGGTCTTCTTCCCAAAGGAGTGTTAGGCTACAAGCTGGACAATTCCACAGGCAAGTTCTCAGTATATCTGAACGGTAGTTGTACCTTTTCCATTGATACTTATGAGCTAAAGTACAAGTCCACCATAACGGGTGCCATAGCCAAGGACAAGATCACAAGCTTAAGTGGCATCAAGGTTAAGCTACTCATCCTATGGCTCAGCATTGTGAGCGTGACTCATGAAGATGAAGAGCTCGATTTTTCCGTAGGGATCGCTTCCGCTGATTTTACAGTTAGTAATTTCGTTGAGAGCCCCACCTGTGGTTGTGGCTTTAATTGTGTTAGTGATCAGAAGGGAATTAGGAAGATCAATAAGTCATATAGTCTTTTGTCCTCTTCTCAAGTTAATGAGGGTTCTTGCTTAGTTTGA
- the LOC121260408 gene encoding uncharacterized protein LOC121260408, whose translation MAFLCATLFISICMSTLPFAFGDADYTPSAYNVLQENDFPVGLLPKGATGYKLNKETGEFSAYLNGSCSFSLENSYKLNYNSTIEGVISKDRLKNLKGVSVKVLLTWLNIVEVVREGEELHFSVGIASANFPVENFEECPQCGCGLDCNNFDVYHSSV comes from the coding sequence ATGGCCTTTCTCTGTGCAACTCTTTTCATTTCGATCTGCATGTCAACCCTCCCATTTGCTTTTGGCGATGCCGACTACACACCCTCTGCTTACAATGTTCTTCAAGAAAATGACTTTCCAGTCGGCCTTCTCCCAAAGGGTGCAACTGGCtataaattaaacaaagaaaCAGGGGAGTTCTCGGCCTACTTGAATGGAAGTTGCAGCTTCTCCCTCGAAAATTCATATAAACTCAATTACAACTCCACCATTGAGGGTGTGATCTCCAAGGATAGGCTCAAGAATTTGAAGGGTGTGAGTGTTAAGGTGCTTTTGACGTGGCTCAACATTGTCGAGGTGGTTCGTGAAGGCGAGGAGCTCCATTTCTCCGTGGGAATTGCTTCCGCCAACTTTCCGGTTGAGAATTTTGAGGAGTGTCCTCAATGTGGGTGTGGATTGGACTGCAACAATTTCGATGTTTATCATTCTTCTGTTTAG